From the Roseateles sp. XES5 genome, one window contains:
- a CDS encoding low temperature requirement protein A: MTATNDERFANSACLRARGTAREGKVAFAELFFDLIFVLTIIQLSHSLAAHYSPLGLVEAAMLMLAVWWVWIYTTWATNWLDPDKAPVRVLLFVLMFLGLMLSIAIPTAFGAGGFLFALTYVAMQVGRSAFTAYVMRRDWPENSTNFIRITAWSAFSAVFWFAGAMVEHEARLALWLVALGIEYASPALGFAVPGLGRSSVSDWQVSGEHMAERCALFVIICLGETILVTGRTVAGMELLDGFTVFLLATAFFSTATMWWIYFRFGHGEAAHLIEHSPTPGRIARMAFTYAHIPIVAGIILSAVAEEFALAHPHGHVDFKTASAIIGGPVVFLLGNIWFKAAIRGRSPLSHLAGIAGLLALSLAAPFVEPYQLFMAAAAVLFIVALWEFLSLKSTPADDVAVV, from the coding sequence ATGACGGCGACGAATGACGAGCGCTTTGCCAATTCCGCCTGCCTGCGCGCCCGCGGCACGGCCCGCGAAGGCAAGGTGGCCTTCGCGGAACTCTTCTTCGACCTGATCTTCGTCCTGACGATCATCCAGCTTTCCCATTCGCTGGCCGCGCACTATTCGCCGCTCGGCCTCGTCGAGGCCGCGATGCTGATGCTGGCGGTGTGGTGGGTGTGGATCTACACGACCTGGGCGACCAACTGGCTGGATCCAGACAAGGCGCCGGTGCGGGTGCTGCTCTTCGTGCTGATGTTCCTCGGCCTGATGCTCTCCATCGCCATTCCCACCGCCTTCGGCGCGGGCGGCTTCCTCTTCGCCCTGACCTATGTCGCCATGCAGGTGGGACGTTCGGCTTTCACCGCCTATGTCATGCGGCGGGACTGGCCGGAAAACAGCACGAATTTCATCCGCATCACCGCCTGGAGCGCGTTTTCCGCGGTGTTCTGGTTTGCCGGCGCGATGGTGGAGCACGAGGCGCGGCTGGCGCTCTGGCTGGTGGCGCTCGGCATCGAATATGCCTCGCCCGCGCTCGGTTTCGCCGTGCCGGGCCTCGGGCGCTCGTCGGTCAGCGACTGGCAGGTCTCGGGCGAGCATATGGCGGAGCGCTGCGCGCTCTTCGTCATCATCTGCCTTGGCGAAACCATCCTCGTCACGGGGCGGACGGTCGCCGGCATGGAGCTTCTCGACGGCTTCACCGTCTTCCTGCTGGCCACCGCCTTCTTCTCGACGGCCACCATGTGGTGGATTTATTTCCGCTTCGGCCATGGCGAGGCGGCGCATCTGATCGAGCATTCGCCGACGCCCGGGCGCATCGCGCGCATGGCCTTCACCTATGCGCATATTCCCATCGTCGCCGGCATCATCCTTTCGGCGGTGGCGGAGGAGTTCGCGCTTGCCCATCCGCACGGCCATGTGGATTTCAAGACCGCCAGCGCCATCATCGGCGGACCCGTCGTCTTCCTGCTCGGCAATATCTGGTTCAAGGCGGCGATCCGCGGCCGCTCGCCGCTGTCGCATCTCGCCGGCATTGCCGGGCTGCTGGCGCTGTCGCTCGCCGCGCCCTTCGTCGAGCCCTACCAGCTCTTCATGGCCGCCGCCGCGGTGCTGTTCATCGTCGCGCTGTGGGAGTTCCTGTCGCTGAAATCGACACCGGCGGATGACGTGGCCGTCGTCTAG
- a CDS encoding alpha/beta hydrolase — MASFGLKVIRLALSGVAKVSPDAAGRAAFRLFATTPGRRPRTAKEKELFARSEGWMRQAQRVELAFAGGTAVAHRFAARPCDAFAGRVLVVHGWGSRAAYLATLTEGLVAAGHEVVALDLPGHGASRGRTLTLPMAVRAIDAAWQRFGGFDYFCGHSFGGASLACAASGLVPSVPAHRPRRLVTIGSPSEMTWLFKDLGRYLKLGQKAQVALEDHVERIAGAPLSAFDAASGAGRLDTPMLVIHAEDDKEVSATHARRYAASGPNVTLHWANGFGHRRIVSAEPVIDSIVDFLAEDRRRIAA, encoded by the coding sequence ATGGCATCCTTTGGCTTGAAGGTCATCCGGCTCGCGCTTTCGGGCGTGGCCAAGGTTTCTCCCGATGCGGCGGGCCGCGCCGCCTTCCGTCTCTTCGCGACGACGCCCGGCCGCCGGCCGCGCACCGCCAAGGAGAAGGAACTGTTTGCCCGCTCCGAAGGCTGGATGCGGCAGGCGCAGCGTGTCGAGCTGGCTTTTGCCGGCGGTACGGCCGTGGCGCACCGCTTCGCGGCGCGTCCCTGCGATGCCTTTGCCGGCCGCGTCCTCGTCGTGCACGGCTGGGGCTCGCGCGCGGCCTATCTCGCCACCCTGACGGAGGGGCTGGTCGCCGCCGGCCACGAGGTCGTGGCGCTCGACCTGCCGGGCCATGGTGCCTCGCGCGGGCGCACGCTGACGCTGCCGATGGCGGTCAGGGCCATTGACGCGGCCTGGCAGCGCTTCGGCGGCTTCGACTATTTCTGCGGCCATTCCTTCGGCGGCGCCTCGCTTGCCTGCGCGGCAAGCGGGCTCGTGCCCTCGGTGCCCGCGCACCGGCCGCGCCGGCTCGTCACCATCGGCTCTCCAAGCGAAATGACCTGGCTGTTCAAGGATCTCGGGCGTTATCTGAAACTCGGCCAGAAGGCGCAGGTCGCGCTGGAGGACCATGTCGAACGCATCGCCGGCGCGCCGCTCTCCGCCTTCGATGCGGCGAGCGGGGCGGGGCGGCTCGATACGCCCATGCTGGTCATCCACGCCGAGGACGACAAGGAAGTCTCCGCGACCCATGCCCGGCGCTATGCCGCCTCCGGCCCGAACGTCACGCTGCACTGGGCGAACGGTTTCGGCCACCGCCGCATCGTCTCGGCCGAACCGGTGATCGACAGCATCGTGGATTTTCTGGCCGAGGACCGGCGCCGCATCGCCGCCTGA
- a CDS encoding M15 family metallopeptidase — translation MATILRSPWIKRGLAAAVALAAGLPQVRAAEPDPATRLKLLVDAYPESLAGVDGNRLVFRDGGSALEIDDGKAKDHQAALKAGDVEDSLRQVYPLGACEKKPAVNADPGRIRSDALMMRLYGGSAKAVEADLVRVDWFGATLRVTKRQGAAAALEKVRDALAERPELKRYLAPSAGTFNWRKVSGAPNLSVHSFGAAIDLNTKYADYWVWSGGKPGKVPTYANKYPLEIVELFERHGFIWGGRWYHYDTMHFEYRPELIAIAKAAGASACR, via the coding sequence ATGGCGACTATCTTGCGATCACCGTGGATTAAGCGCGGCCTCGCCGCCGCGGTCGCGCTGGCGGCCGGTCTGCCCCAGGTCCGCGCGGCCGAGCCCGATCCCGCGACCCGTCTGAAGCTGCTCGTGGACGCCTATCCGGAAAGCCTTGCCGGCGTGGACGGCAACAGGCTTGTCTTCCGCGATGGCGGATCGGCGCTCGAGATCGACGATGGCAAGGCCAAGGACCATCAGGCGGCGCTTAAGGCCGGCGATGTCGAGGACAGTCTTCGGCAGGTCTACCCGCTGGGGGCCTGCGAGAAGAAGCCGGCGGTGAATGCCGATCCCGGCCGCATTCGCAGCGATGCGCTGATGATGCGACTCTATGGCGGATCGGCAAAGGCCGTGGAGGCCGACCTCGTGCGCGTCGACTGGTTCGGCGCGACGTTGCGCGTGACGAAGCGGCAGGGGGCCGCCGCGGCGCTGGAGAAGGTGCGCGACGCGCTGGCGGAACGGCCGGAGCTGAAACGCTATCTTGCGCCCTCGGCCGGCACGTTCAACTGGCGCAAGGTCTCGGGCGCGCCGAACCTTTCGGTGCACAGTTTCGGCGCGGCCATCGATCTCAACACGAAATATGCCGATTACTGGGTCTGGTCGGGCGGCAAGCCGGGCAAGGTGCCGACCTATGCCAACAAGTATCCGCTGGAGATCGTCGAGCTCTTCGAGCGTCACGGCTTCATCTGGGGCGGCCGGTGGTATCACTACGATACGATGCATTTCGAGTACCGGCCGGAACTCATCGCCATCGCGAAGGCGGCAGGCGCTTCGGCTTGCCGCTAG
- a CDS encoding pyridoxamine 5'-phosphate oxidase family protein: MTIVTSVEELQALYGEPGEASLVKVTDHLLPEYRAMIAASPFMALATVGPEGLDCSPRGDAGAVIHIEDERTLMLPDWRGNNRIDSLSNIVRDPRVALMFLIPGSNTTMRLNGRAVVRVDDAITQRFVMDGRHPRAVVVIAIEEVYSQCARAVLRADLWNPEKFRDTSLLPTVGQMLASAKKGFDGDSYDREWPGRAAKTMW; the protein is encoded by the coding sequence ATGACCATCGTCACCTCGGTCGAGGAATTGCAGGCACTTTACGGCGAACCGGGCGAGGCCTCGCTCGTCAAGGTGACGGACCACCTCCTTCCCGAATACCGCGCGATGATCGCGGCCTCGCCCTTCATGGCGCTTGCCACCGTCGGGCCGGAGGGGCTCGACTGCTCGCCGCGCGGCGACGCCGGCGCGGTCATCCATATCGAGGACGAGCGCACGCTGATGCTGCCCGACTGGCGCGGCAACAACCGCATCGATTCGCTCTCCAACATCGTGCGCGATCCGCGCGTGGCGCTGATGTTCCTCATTCCGGGCTCCAATACGACCATGCGGCTTAACGGCCGCGCCGTGGTGCGCGTCGACGACGCGATCACGCAGCGCTTCGTCATGGACGGCCGCCATCCGCGCGCCGTCGTTGTCATCGCCATCGAGGAGGTCTATTCGCAATGCGCCCGGGCCGTTCTGCGCGCCGACCTCTGGAACCCGGAGAAGTTCCGCGATACGTCCCTGCTGCCGACGGTGGGGCAGATGCTCGCCTCGGCCAAGAAGGGCTTCGACGGCGACAGCTATGACCGGGAGTGGCCGGGCAGGGCCGCCAAGACCATGTGGTAG
- a CDS encoding MarR family winged helix-turn-helix transcriptional regulator, with protein MNKNQAFPWDHPRFRSWIGVARACQLMQQAMTRAIADLDIKTPHLDILINLYRFEGISQQELARKLLVGRSNMSMLLPQLEKRGLIERKPDAKDKRVLRLFLTQSGRSLTAEAMVIQTGMIERIMSQTPADRCLQVAEAMEDIIHILQTMEPDEG; from the coding sequence ATGAACAAAAATCAAGCCTTCCCGTGGGATCATCCGCGCTTTCGCAGCTGGATCGGCGTGGCGCGCGCCTGCCAGCTCATGCAGCAGGCGATGACGCGGGCCATTGCCGACCTCGACATCAAGACGCCGCATCTCGATATCCTGATCAATCTCTACCGGTTCGAGGGCATTTCCCAGCAGGAACTGGCGCGCAAGCTGCTCGTCGGGCGCTCCAACATGAGCATGCTGCTGCCGCAGCTGGAAAAGCGCGGCCTCATCGAGCGCAAGCCCGACGCGAAGGACAAGCGCGTGCTGCGCCTCTTCCTCACCCAATCCGGCCGCAGCCTCACCGCCGAGGCGATGGTCATCCAGACCGGCATGATCGAGCGCATCATGTCGCAGACGCCCGCCGACCGCTGCCTTCAGGTCGCCGAAGCCATGGAGGATATCATTCACATCCTCCAGACCATGGAGCCGGACGAGGGCTGA
- a CDS encoding TMEM175 family protein yields the protein MNKGRLEAFSDGVIAIIITIMVLQLTVPKEPTLAALLPLMPVFLGYLLSFVYVAIYWNNHHHLLTVCDNASGSVLWANMHLLFWMSLIPFVTAWMGNNPAAAFPTALYGAILLLSAIAYEILQIRIVAVHPEASRLRGVLGRDFKGRFSPVFYLAAIGLAFVSPVISHVIYAAVALLWVVPDRRLERL from the coding sequence ATGAACAAGGGACGTCTGGAAGCCTTCAGCGATGGCGTCATCGCCATCATCATCACGATCATGGTGCTGCAGCTCACCGTGCCGAAGGAGCCGACGCTGGCGGCGCTGCTGCCGTTGATGCCGGTGTTCCTCGGCTACCTGCTCAGCTTCGTCTATGTGGCGATCTACTGGAACAACCATCACCATCTCCTGACGGTGTGCGACAATGCCAGCGGCAGCGTGCTGTGGGCGAACATGCATCTGCTGTTCTGGATGTCGCTCATTCCCTTCGTCACGGCCTGGATGGGCAACAATCCGGCCGCCGCCTTTCCGACCGCGCTCTACGGCGCGATCCTGCTGCTCTCGGCCATCGCCTACGAGATCCTGCAGATCCGCATCGTTGCCGTCCATCCGGAAGCCAGCAGGCTGCGCGGCGTGCTGGGGCGGGATTTCAAGGGGCGCTTCTCGCCCGTCTTCTATCTGGCGGCCATCGGGCTTGCCTTTGTCTCGCCGGTGATTTCCCATGTCATCTATGCAGCGGTCGCGCTGCTTTGGGTCGTGCCCGACCGCCGTCTCGAACGGCTGTAA
- a CDS encoding GGDEF domain-containing protein yields the protein MNTAVAQKVQVPDIAAQVTYAMRIMGVSPIPRNYELFYEAYIGSNPKLTRELAALGSKASQEELDEIGEQYFGHHHGATSIDGVHTKIVGELEGLLRLLKQEQTSLESYNKLLDETFVRINGKNTTSVDIIKSVISVLTEATGDTISQGKEMVENVTQKSREMENVRKELDEYKRIANTDSLTQLSNRRAFDDKLSAIYNSPMSRNVTALILADIDHFKKINDTYGHPVGDKILASVGSLIRANVRKDILVARTGGEEFAMIVEGNTEDEAMAIAERIRTALEHTPFKNSKTGVNYGPITISLGFCMASWAEGPGELYSKADIALYCAKNGGRNRTMAFEDGMKKDFAKSWLIYRK from the coding sequence ATGAATACGGCAGTTGCGCAGAAGGTCCAGGTGCCGGATATCGCGGCGCAAGTGACCTACGCCATGCGCATAATGGGCGTTTCTCCCATTCCCCGCAATTACGAGCTGTTCTACGAAGCCTATATCGGCTCCAACCCCAAGTTGACGCGCGAGCTTGCCGCCCTCGGCAGCAAGGCCTCGCAGGAGGAGCTGGACGAGATCGGCGAGCAGTATTTCGGCCATCACCACGGTGCGACCTCCATCGACGGCGTGCACACCAAGATCGTCGGCGAACTGGAAGGCCTGCTGCGCCTGCTCAAGCAGGAACAGACCTCGCTCGAAAGCTACAACAAGCTGCTCGACGAAACCTTCGTGCGCATCAACGGCAAGAACACGACCAGCGTCGATATCATCAAGAGCGTCATCAGCGTCCTGACGGAAGCGACCGGCGACACCATCAGCCAGGGCAAGGAGATGGTGGAGAACGTCACGCAGAAGTCGCGCGAGATGGAGAATGTCCGCAAGGAGCTGGACGAGTACAAGCGCATCGCCAACACGGATTCGCTGACGCAGCTCTCCAACCGCCGCGCCTTCGACGACAAGCTCTCGGCCATCTACAATTCCCCGATGTCGCGCAACGTCACCGCGCTGATCCTCGCCGATATCGACCATTTCAAGAAGATCAACGACACCTACGGTCACCCCGTCGGCGACAAGATCCTCGCCTCGGTCGGCAGCCTGATCCGCGCCAATGTGCGCAAGGACATTCTCGTCGCCCGCACCGGCGGCGAGGAATTCGCCATGATCGTGGAAGGCAATACCGAGGACGAGGCGATGGCGATCGCCGAGCGCATCCGCACCGCGCTGGAGCACACACCCTTCAAGAATTCCAAGACCGGCGTCAACTACGGCCCGATCACCATCTCGCTCGGCTTCTGCATGGCGTCCTGGGCGGAAGGCCCCGGCGAACTCTACTCGAAGGCCGACATCGCCCTCTACTGCGCCAAGAACGGCGGCCGCAACCGCACCATGGCCTTCGAGGACGGCATGAAGAAGGATTTCGCCAAGAGCTGGCTGATCTATCGGAAATAG
- the fumC gene encoding class II fumarate hydratase, with product MTSTRTETDTFGPIEVDNSRYWGAQAQRSLGNFKIGWEKQPLSVVRALGIVKQAAARANMELNRLDPAVGKAITEAAQEVIDGKLNDHFPLVVWQTGSGTQSNMNANEVISNRAIEMLGGVMGSKKPVHPNDHVNMSQSSNDTYPTAMHIACAERIVHDLLPALKHLHAALEAKVKAFDHIIKIGRTHTQDATPLTLGQEFSGYAAQVASSIKRIELTLPGLCELAQGGTAVGTGLNAPVGFAEKVAEHIAAITGIAFKTAPNKFEALAAHDSMVFSHGAINAAAAALFKIANDIRFLGSGPRSGLGELSLPENEPGSSIMPGKVNPTQCEALTQVCAQVFGNHASLTFAGSQGHFELNVFNPLMAYNFLQSVQLLSDAAISFTDNCVVGIEAREDNIKAALDRSLMLVTALAPKIGYDNAAKIAKTAHKNGTTLREEAVGGGYVTNEEFDEVVRPEKMIMPG from the coding sequence ATGACATCGACGCGCACGGAAACGGATACATTCGGCCCCATCGAAGTGGACAACAGCCGCTATTGGGGCGCGCAGGCCCAGCGTTCGCTCGGCAACTTCAAGATCGGCTGGGAAAAGCAGCCGCTTTCCGTGGTTCGCGCCCTCGGCATCGTCAAGCAGGCCGCCGCCCGCGCCAACATGGAGCTGAACCGCCTCGACCCCGCCGTAGGCAAGGCCATCACGGAAGCCGCGCAGGAAGTCATCGACGGCAAGCTCAACGACCATTTCCCGCTCGTCGTCTGGCAGACGGGTTCGGGCACCCAGTCCAACATGAACGCCAATGAAGTGATCTCCAACCGGGCGATCGAAATGCTCGGCGGCGTCATGGGCTCCAAGAAGCCGGTGCATCCGAACGACCACGTCAACATGAGCCAGTCGTCGAACGACACCTATCCGACGGCCATGCACATCGCCTGCGCCGAACGCATCGTGCACGACCTGCTGCCGGCGCTGAAGCACCTGCATGCCGCGCTCGAAGCCAAGGTGAAGGCTTTCGACCACATCATCAAGATCGGCCGCACGCACACGCAGGACGCCACCCCGCTGACGCTCGGCCAGGAGTTCTCCGGCTATGCCGCGCAGGTCGCCTCCTCGATCAAGCGCATCGAACTGACGCTGCCGGGCCTGTGCGAACTCGCCCAGGGCGGCACCGCCGTCGGCACCGGCCTCAACGCCCCGGTCGGCTTTGCGGAAAAGGTCGCCGAACACATCGCCGCCATCACCGGCATCGCCTTCAAGACCGCGCCGAACAAGTTCGAGGCGCTGGCCGCCCACGATTCCATGGTCTTCTCGCACGGCGCGATCAATGCGGCCGCCGCAGCGCTCTTCAAGATCGCCAACGACATCCGCTTCCTCGGCTCCGGCCCGCGCTCCGGCCTTGGCGAACTGTCGCTGCCCGAAAACGAACCCGGCTCGTCCATCATGCCCGGCAAGGTCAACCCCACCCAGTGCGAAGCCCTCACCCAGGTCTGCGCCCAGGTCTTCGGCAACCACGCCTCGCTGACCTTCGCCGGCAGCCAGGGCCATTTCGAACTGAACGTCTTCAACCCGCTGATGGCCTACAACTTCCTGCAATCGGTCCAGCTCCTGTCGGACGCGGCGATCTCCTTCACCGACAACTGCGTCGTCGGCATCGAGGCGCGCGAAGACAACATCAAGGCGGCGCTCGACCGCTCGCTGATGCTCGTCACGGCGCTCGCCCCGAAGATCGGCTACGACAACGCCGCCAAGATCGCCAAGACTGCCCACAAGAACGGCACAACCCTGCGTGAGGAAGCCGTCGGCGGCGGCTATGTCACGAACGAAGAGTTCGACGAGGTTGTACGTCCCGAGAAAATGATTATGCCGGGTTGA
- a CDS encoding L,D-transpeptidase, with product MKTLAIALLAGLLSTAGAAYAADNAVDPIEVASLSSSVQKTGWLQVLSGGKPVKADKKIAAVSRAPIARELVAFNEDVAPGTIIVDNSERRLYHVLGSGLAVKYAVSVGREGFIWTGTEKVTGKTEWPTWTPPEDMRAREAKKGKILPVSMKGGLDNPLGSRAIYLGSTIYRIHGTNQPSSLGKAQSSGCIRMANEDVEHLYAQVTAGATVIVRD from the coding sequence ATGAAAACGCTCGCCATCGCCCTTCTCGCCGGCCTCCTCTCCACCGCCGGCGCCGCCTATGCCGCCGACAATGCCGTCGACCCCATCGAAGTCGCCTCGCTGTCTTCCTCCGTCCAGAAGACGGGCTGGCTGCAGGTGCTCTCGGGCGGCAAGCCCGTGAAGGCGGACAAGAAGATCGCCGCCGTTTCCCGCGCCCCGATTGCCCGCGAACTCGTCGCCTTCAACGAGGATGTCGCGCCCGGCACGATCATCGTCGACAATTCCGAACGCCGCCTCTACCACGTGCTCGGCTCGGGCCTTGCGGTGAAATACGCCGTCAGCGTCGGCCGCGAGGGCTTCATCTGGACCGGCACGGAAAAGGTGACCGGCAAGACCGAATGGCCGACCTGGACGCCGCCGGAAGACATGCGCGCCCGGGAAGCCAAGAAAGGCAAGATCCTGCCGGTCTCGATGAAGGGCGGCCTCGACAACCCGCTCGGCTCGCGCGCCATCTATCTCGGCTCGACCATCTACCGCATCCACGGCACCAACCAGCCGTCCTCGCTCGGCAAGGCGCAATCGTCCGGCTGCATCCGCATGGCGAACGAAGACGTCGAACATCTCTATGCCCAGGTGACGGCCGGCGCGACGGTCATCGTGCGGGATTGA